From the genome of Desulfonatronum thiosulfatophilum, one region includes:
- a CDS encoding MFS transporter, with translation MPTPAISAAPNNATLPPFRSVVPGLLSLTGIFFINFLTRVILAPFLLQIREDFDLTKAEAGELFFIVSLGYSIALLGSGFFSSRLEHRKVIVVSAVGITVSLALAALSPNLFWLRAYLLLVGLFGGLYFPSGFAVLTSMVPPTNWGKAIAIHELAPNLSFVVAPLIAELLTSLGLNWRTALAGNAVFSLIAVLFFLRFCSSGREKSIPPRPAAYLRTLGQKEFWILAVFFALAIGATQGVYSQTPLYLVSSRDMPPDWVNYLLAASRFSGLFLVFWAGMIVDRLGPIPALRIFVALTGIATITFGLLPGSWVTLSVLIQPTMAGCFFPAGFAVLSMIFPAQTRPLAISLIVPMAVLAGGGLIPAGLGIFGDHDLFPLGFMILGGIIFGSAALTWALKISGLEEQQQPDPTTGQTS, from the coding sequence ATGCCGACTCCAGCCATCTCCGCCGCTCCAAACAACGCAACGCTTCCGCCATTTCGATCCGTGGTACCCGGATTGCTCAGCCTGACCGGAATATTTTTCATCAATTTTCTGACCCGGGTCATCCTGGCCCCGTTCCTGCTCCAGATCCGCGAAGATTTCGACCTGACCAAGGCGGAAGCGGGGGAACTCTTCTTCATCGTCTCCCTGGGGTACAGCATCGCCTTGCTGGGATCCGGTTTTTTTTCCTCCCGCCTGGAACATCGCAAGGTGATCGTCGTTTCCGCCGTGGGCATCACGGTCTCCCTGGCCTTGGCGGCATTGAGTCCGAACCTGTTTTGGCTGCGCGCCTATCTCTTGCTGGTCGGTCTGTTCGGGGGGCTGTACTTTCCCTCCGGATTCGCCGTGCTCACCTCCATGGTGCCGCCGACCAACTGGGGCAAGGCCATTGCCATCCATGAACTGGCGCCCAATCTCAGTTTCGTCGTTGCCCCCCTCATTGCCGAACTCTTGACCAGTCTCGGCCTGAACTGGCGAACAGCCCTGGCCGGCAATGCTGTTTTCTCCCTGATCGCCGTCCTTTTTTTTCTCAGATTCTGTTCCAGCGGCCGTGAAAAAAGCATCCCGCCGCGACCCGCCGCCTATCTGCGAACCCTGGGCCAAAAGGAATTCTGGATCCTGGCCGTATTTTTCGCCCTGGCCATCGGCGCCACCCAAGGCGTCTACTCCCAAACCCCCCTCTATCTCGTCAGTTCCAGGGACATGCCCCCGGACTGGGTGAACTACCTGCTCGCAGCCTCCCGGTTTTCCGGCCTGTTCCTGGTCTTCTGGGCCGGAATGATCGTGGACAGGCTCGGTCCCATTCCGGCGTTGCGCATATTTGTCGCCCTGACCGGTATCGCGACGATCACCTTCGGCCTTTTGCCGGGCAGCTGGGTCACGCTGTCCGTTCTGATCCAGCCGACCATGGCCGGTTGCTTCTTCCCGGCAGGCTTTGCGGTTCTTTCCATGATCTTTCCCGCCCAGACTCGACCTCTGGCCATCTCGCTGATCGTTCCCATGGCCGTGCTCGCGGGGGGCGGACTGATCCCGGCCGGCCTCGGCATATTCGGCGACCACGACCTTTTTCCTTTGGGATTTATGATCCTGGGAGGCATCATCTTCGGATCCGCCGCCCTGACCTGGGCTTTGAAAATTTCCGGTCTCGAAGAGCAACAGCAGCCTGATCCGACCACAGGGCAGACTTCCTGA